The Apium graveolens cultivar Ventura chromosome 6, ASM990537v1, whole genome shotgun sequence genome contains a region encoding:
- the LOC141666292 gene encoding uncharacterized protein LOC141666292 — MRANTAKEAWDILQGEYLGDAKVRTIKLQTLRRELENIKMKENETLNDFSTRFFELINQMKSFGEDITDKRQVEKILVCLPEKFNNIVSVIEEKKDLATLTIQELMGSLKSFEQTTSRESEKIVEAAF; from the coding sequence ATGAGAGCCAACACTGCAAAGGAGGCTTGGGATATTCTTCAAGGAGAATACCTAGGAGATGCAAAGGTAAGAACTATTAAACTCCAAACCTTAAGAAGAGAACTAGAGAATATAAAAATGAAAGAAAATGAAACTCTTAATGATTTCTCTACAAGATTTTTTGAGTTAATTAATCAAATGAAATCATTTGGAGAAGATATTACTGACAAAAGACAGGTGGAGAAAATCCTTGTTTGTCTACCAGAAAAGTTCAATAATATTGTTTCCGTGATTGAAGAAAAAAAAGATCTTGCAACTTTAACTATTCAAGAACTCATGGGGTCCCTAAAATCATTTGAGCAAACGACATCTCGAGAATCTGAAAAAATTGTTGAAGCAGCGTTTTAG
- the LOC141666293 gene encoding uncharacterized protein LOC141666293, translating to MRGGIHGSDSGCLSRNLVEKPVRTDYGWKASVEPVLVPSFGIRAHISLYAKVHAKTKHDGDREKKMVQAVKAPPLISQGTLNFRAPPYFSQVPPHLFTTSHPSLNLTGKLTSALCNLIGFFISSNWRLRFQVCIDKICWMRTSLSCLTVQLILIINFNTLHYTGNPLCISISEPTRSLVEFIYTKVDKV from the exons ATGCGAGGTGGAATTCATGGCAGCGATAGTGGCTGCTTGTCAAGGAATTTGGTTGAGAAACCTGTTAGGACAGATTATGGTTGGAAAGCCAG TGTAGAGCCTGTGCTGGTTCCatcatttggtatcagagctcataTATCTTTATATGCCAAAGTACATGCCAAAACAAAGCACGATGGAGACAGGGAAAAAAAGATGGTTCA AGCGGTAAAAGCCCCGCCCCTAATTTCACAAGGAACATTAAATTTTCGCGCTCCCCCTTATTTTTCACAAGTACCTCCCCATCTCTTTACCACATCTCACCCGTCTTTGAATCTCACCGGCAAACTCACTTCGGCTCTCTGTAATCTCATT GGCTTCTTCATATCTTCGAATTGGAGGCTTCGATTTCAG GTGTGTATAGACAAGATTTGTTGGATGAGAACTTCTCTAAGCTGTTTAACAGTTCAACTCATTCTCATTATCA ATTTCAATACTCTTCATTATACTGGTAATCCGCTATGCATATCTATCTCAGAACCAACCCGATCACTTGT AGAGTTCATATACACCAAGGTTGACAAAGTTTAA